A part of Thermocrinis albus DSM 14484 genomic DNA contains:
- the mltG gene encoding endolytic transglycosylase MltG yields MRFLLSVLILFLLFLFYGFLPVKADKTVDIPYGMSTPQMAMYLYEQGLLRTPLSFLLLHVVVKGKLEAGEYEFKGWTWPWDVYRKIRYGLKKTYKITIPEGSDIYDIARILENNGITKGEDFLKWATSPQVAKKYGLRVYGMEGFLFPDTYFFSRNTHPLTIIDTMYHNFLRRTKPLREELLQKGMSLEEWVTVASMIEKETAVKEEKPLVAAVIYNRIKRGMKLQIDPTVIYALKRKNMWDGKLTLKDLKIDDPYNTYLYPGLPPTPICNPGLDSLEAALRPAKVDYLYFVANGEGGHFFSVTYEDHLKKVNLYRQMHRQ; encoded by the coding sequence ATGAGATTCCTCCTCTCTGTTCTTATACTGTTCCTGCTGTTTCTTTTCTACGGCTTCCTTCCTGTGAAGGCCGACAAGACGGTGGATATCCCTTACGGAATGTCCACTCCCCAAATGGCCATGTATCTATATGAGCAAGGCCTTCTGAGGACTCCCCTCTCCTTTCTCCTCCTACACGTGGTGGTGAAAGGAAAGCTGGAGGCGGGAGAGTACGAGTTTAAAGGTTGGACGTGGCCGTGGGACGTTTACAGGAAGATAAGATACGGTCTTAAGAAAACTTACAAGATAACCATACCTGAAGGTTCGGACATATACGACATAGCTCGTATTCTGGAAAATAACGGCATAACAAAGGGAGAGGACTTTTTAAAGTGGGCCACCTCTCCTCAGGTGGCCAAAAAGTACGGTCTTAGGGTGTACGGTATGGAGGGATTCCTCTTTCCGGACACTTACTTTTTCTCCCGTAACACTCATCCCCTCACCATCATAGACACCATGTACCACAACTTTCTGAGAAGGACAAAACCTCTGAGGGAAGAACTCCTCCAGAAAGGAATGAGTTTGGAAGAATGGGTGACTGTGGCCTCTATGATAGAAAAAGAAACAGCCGTGAAGGAAGAAAAGCCCTTAGTGGCCGCTGTCATCTACAACCGCATTAAAAGAGGGATGAAGTTACAGATAGATCCTACGGTGATCTACGCCCTCAAAAGAAAGAACATGTGGGATGGAAAACTGACGCTGAAGGATCTTAAGATAGATGACCCTTACAACACCTACCTCTATCCTGGTCTTCCACCTACACCCATATGCAATCCGGGTCTTGACTCTCTGGAAGCTGCTCTTAGACCTGCCAAGGTGGATTATCTTTACTTTGTGGCCAACGGAGAGGGAGGGCACTTCTTCAGCGTTACTTACGAGGACCACTTGAAGAAAGTTAATCTCTACAGACAGATGCACCGCCAATGA
- a CDS encoding YgaP family membrane protein, protein MEKNMATWDRLVRVVLGILFIWLALSKGGAWWILGIIGIVFIATSIIGFCPLYRVVGFRTG, encoded by the coding sequence ATGGAGAAGAATATGGCCACATGGGATAGGCTGGTGAGGGTTGTGCTGGGCATACTGTTTATCTGGCTTGCTCTTAGCAAGGGTGGTGCTTGGTGGATACTGGGTATAATAGGTATAGTCTTCATAGCCACCTCCATAATAGGCTTCTGTCCTCTCTACAGGGTGGTGGGATTTAGGACGGGTTGA
- a CDS encoding SAM hydrolase/SAM-dependent halogenase family protein, with protein MADSPVIALLTDFGDKDGFVGAMKGVILSINPKARIVDITHSVTPFCIQEGALLLMAHYSYFPPGTIFVGVVDPGVGSQRPAIAMRCQDYYFVGPMNGLFDLVVRKLGTPQCHLIENFTLPRKNQTFHGRDIFAPVAAHLSKGVPLKDVGKEIPYRTHLVWEEPTLSGNTLVGKILYFDRFGNAITNVECGPYREAIFRGERIKVVTHFMEGEPGKLGSLCGSFGLMEIFLPMGNARETYGISLGEEVIFNL; from the coding sequence ATGGCGGATAGCCCGGTAATAGCTCTCCTCACCGACTTTGGAGACAAAGATGGTTTCGTGGGTGCCATGAAGGGCGTCATTCTGTCCATAAACCCAAAGGCTCGCATAGTGGACATCACTCACAGCGTGACTCCTTTCTGTATACAGGAAGGAGCCCTTCTACTTATGGCCCACTACTCCTACTTTCCACCTGGCACCATCTTCGTGGGTGTTGTGGATCCTGGGGTAGGATCTCAAAGACCTGCCATAGCCATGCGTTGTCAGGATTATTACTTTGTAGGTCCCATGAACGGCCTGTTTGATCTTGTAGTCAGAAAACTGGGAACGCCTCAGTGTCATCTGATAGAGAACTTCACCCTTCCGCGCAAAAACCAGACCTTTCACGGAAGAGACATCTTTGCCCCCGTGGCAGCTCACCTCAGCAAAGGTGTGCCGTTAAAGGACGTAGGAAAAGAGATACCCTACAGGACACACCTGGTTTGGGAAGAACCTACCCTTTCAGGAAACACGCTGGTGGGAAAAATCCTTTACTTTGACAGATTCGGAAACGCCATCACCAACGTGGAGTGTGGACCCTACCGCGAGGCTATCTTTCGTGGAGAGAGGATTAAGGTGGTTACCCATTTTATGGAGGGAGAGCCTGGTAAACTGGGTAGCCTGTGCGGCAGCTTTGGGCTCATGGAGATTTTTCTACCCATGGGGAACGCCCGTGAGACGTATGGTATAAGCTTAGGGGAGGAAGTGATCTTTAACCTCTAA
- the tyrS gene encoding tyrosine--tRNA ligase has translation MSVEEQLRIIKRGTVEIIEEEELRKKLAEGRPLRIKAGFDPTAPDLHLGHVVLLNKLRQFQDLGHEVYFVIGDFTAMIGDPTGRNEVRPPLSREEVLENAKTYEHQVFKVLDPQKTNVVFNSSWITPLGTEGIIKLSAHYTVARMLERDDFSRRFKEGIPIYIHEFIYPLLQGYDSVALKADVELGGTDQKFNLLVGRDLQRAYGQEPQVCITLPLLVGLDGVRKMSKSYRNYVGLQEDPDSMFGKIMSISDQLMWEYYTLLTDIEEEEIKNMKEKWHPADAKKRLAHYIVERFHGKEAADKALSNFERTFSRKEFPEDAPVLELPMGYRQKAFELLYSLGIENSKNSARRVIEGGGLRINGRRIEDPNEEIEVTEELRLQVGKKRFFRIKPI, from the coding sequence CTGTCGGTGGAAGAGCAGCTCCGCATCATAAAGAGAGGCACTGTGGAGATCATAGAGGAGGAGGAGCTAAGGAAAAAACTGGCAGAGGGAAGGCCTCTTCGCATCAAGGCGGGTTTTGATCCCACCGCTCCGGACCTTCACCTGGGTCACGTGGTGCTTCTTAACAAGCTGAGGCAGTTTCAAGATCTGGGTCACGAGGTTTACTTCGTGATAGGAGACTTTACCGCCATGATAGGAGATCCCACGGGAAGGAACGAGGTAAGACCACCCCTTTCCCGAGAGGAGGTTCTGGAAAACGCTAAAACTTACGAACATCAAGTTTTTAAGGTTCTTGATCCTCAGAAAACCAACGTGGTTTTTAACAGCTCCTGGATCACTCCCCTCGGAACGGAGGGTATCATAAAGCTCTCCGCCCACTACACGGTGGCACGTATGCTGGAGAGGGATGACTTCTCCCGTAGGTTCAAGGAAGGCATACCCATCTACATCCACGAGTTTATATATCCACTACTGCAGGGTTATGACTCGGTGGCTCTCAAAGCCGATGTGGAACTGGGTGGGACGGATCAAAAGTTTAACTTACTGGTGGGAAGAGATCTTCAGAGGGCTTACGGACAGGAACCTCAGGTTTGTATCACCTTACCCCTGTTGGTGGGATTGGACGGTGTTAGGAAGATGTCTAAATCTTACCGTAACTACGTAGGTCTTCAGGAAGATCCTGATTCCATGTTCGGTAAGATTATGTCCATATCGGATCAACTTATGTGGGAGTATTACACCCTCCTCACCGATATAGAGGAGGAGGAGATAAAAAACATGAAGGAGAAGTGGCATCCTGCAGATGCCAAGAAGCGCCTTGCCCATTACATTGTGGAGCGTTTCCACGGTAAGGAGGCAGCAGACAAGGCTCTGAGTAACTTTGAGAGAACCTTTTCCCGTAAGGAGTTTCCTGAGGACGCACCTGTTTTGGAACTGCCCATGGGATACAGACAAAAGGCCTTTGAACTGCTTTACAGCTTAGGTATAGAGAACTCTAAGAACTCGGCACGCAGAGTCATAGAAGGGGGTGGTCTTAGGATAAACGGTAGAAGAATAGAGGATCCCAACGAAGAGATAGAGGTGACAGAGGAACTCAGACTCCAGGTGGGTAAGAAAAGGTTCTTTCGCATAAAACCTATCTGA
- the rsmH gene encoding 16S rRNA (cytosine(1402)-N(4))-methyltransferase RsmH, which translates to MMHHFPVLLETATDLLLGNGGKLYVDCTVGAGGHTRRILEKNPQAYVIGIDRDPQALKLAEENLREFEGRFSLYHANFVHLDEVLLQEGVEQVDGFLFDLGMSMMQLKSARGFSFQRDEFLDMRMDPSDPITAYHVVNRYSQRDLERILREYGEEPYASRIARAIVLRRKEKPIETTGELVQIVLSVVPYRRGRIHPATRVFQAIRIEVNGELRNLKEALPKTLKFLRKGGRLVVISFHSLEDRIVKNFFKEHSHEIKPLTKKPITPSREEIEKNPPSRSAKLRAGEKV; encoded by the coding sequence ATAATGCATCACTTTCCTGTTTTGTTGGAGACAGCTACGGATCTACTTTTAGGAAATGGAGGCAAACTTTACGTGGACTGCACGGTAGGTGCAGGAGGTCACACAAGAAGGATCTTGGAGAAAAACCCTCAGGCTTACGTGATAGGTATAGACAGGGATCCTCAGGCTCTGAAGTTGGCGGAGGAAAACCTGAGGGAGTTCGAAGGAAGGTTTAGTCTGTACCACGCCAATTTTGTGCACTTAGACGAGGTGTTACTTCAGGAAGGTGTAGAGCAGGTGGACGGTTTTCTCTTTGATCTTGGCATGTCCATGATGCAGCTGAAAAGCGCAAGAGGTTTTTCCTTCCAGAGGGACGAGTTTCTGGACATGAGAATGGATCCATCAGATCCTATTACCGCTTACCACGTGGTTAACAGATACTCCCAGAGAGATCTGGAGCGTATACTGAGGGAGTACGGAGAAGAACCCTACGCCTCCAGAATAGCGAGAGCCATAGTCCTCAGAAGAAAGGAAAAACCTATAGAGACAACGGGTGAGCTGGTGCAGATAGTTCTGTCTGTGGTACCTTACAGAAGGGGAAGGATACATCCGGCCACCCGTGTCTTTCAGGCCATAAGGATAGAGGTAAACGGTGAGCTGAGAAACCTCAAAGAAGCTCTCCCAAAGACCCTAAAGTTTCTCAGAAAGGGAGGAAGACTGGTGGTGATATCCTTCCACTCTCTGGAGGACAGAATAGTGAAGAACTTTTTCAAAGAACACTCCCACGAGATAAAGCCTCTCACCAAAAAACCCATAACACCCTCCCGGGAGGAGATAGAGAAAAACCCTCCCAGCAGAAGCGCCAAACTGAGAGCAGGGGAGAAGGTATGA
- a CDS encoding flagellar biosynthesis anti-sigma factor FlgM, translated as MLDKVELARLTQYYLRLEKEREARERKIEDRDGTVRLDISHESVTNPVEEDEISKKAEEIKQKLDSGTYQVSSHKVLEGLEKFFNLY; from the coding sequence ATGCTGGATAAGGTGGAGTTGGCACGTCTTACCCAATATTACCTCAGACTGGAGAAGGAAAGGGAAGCAAGGGAAAGGAAGATAGAGGACAGAGATGGAACGGTCAGGTTAGATATATCTCACGAAAGCGTGACCAATCCCGTGGAGGAGGACGAGATAAGCAAAAAGGCGGAGGAGATAAAACAGAAGCTGGACAGCGGAACCTACCAGGTGAGTTCTCACAAAGTTCTGGAAGGTCTGGAAAAATTCTTCAACTTGTACTGA
- the ruvX gene encoding Holliday junction resolvase RuvX has translation MRVLCIDWGTKSLGLALGDTNLKLATPLKPIPNRGKVLERIAELVKEYDVRLVVVGLPLTPSGREGQRASQVRSFVEELSALLPEHVGVELWDERYTTYEAVQLLEGKSRKKVKELKDSVSALIILQEYLDSL, from the coding sequence TTGAGGGTTCTCTGTATAGACTGGGGAACCAAATCCTTAGGTTTAGCCCTTGGTGATACTAATCTTAAACTGGCTACGCCCTTAAAACCCATTCCCAACAGAGGGAAGGTTCTGGAGAGGATAGCTGAGCTTGTAAAAGAGTACGATGTAAGGCTGGTGGTGGTTGGGCTCCCTCTCACTCCCTCTGGTAGGGAGGGTCAGAGGGCTTCTCAGGTGAGGAGCTTTGTGGAAGAGCTATCCGCTCTTTTGCCTGAGCACGTAGGTGTGGAACTGTGGGATGAGCGTTACACCACCTACGAGGCTGTGCAGCTTCTGGAGGGGAAAAGTAGGAAGAAGGTAAAAGAACTCAAGGACTCTGTATCCGCTCTTATTATACTTCAGGAGTATCTTGATAGCTTATGA